The genomic interval CGGGGGCTACTGCTGGCATCTCTGGGCGATCAGCAGGGAGCACTGGCAGACTTCAATCAGGAACTAAAACTGAATCCCAATTCACCGCCCGCCTATCTGAATCGAGGAGTGCTACGAGCGGAGATGGGCGAAGCCGATGCTGCCCTGGAGGATCTCGATCGGGCGCTTCAGCTTGCTCCCCGGTTGCTCCCCGCCCGTTTCCAGAGAGGCATCATTCGCATGCAGTTGGGTGATCCGCAGGGAGCCGTTGACGACTTGAATCAGATTTTGACCACCAAATCTCCTCCGATCGCTGCTTATGTTCGGCGTGGCCTGGCATTTCTGGATTTAGGCAAGCGCAAGCAGGCGGTCGATGATTTTAGTGAAGCGGCTCGGCTTAAACCCTCAAGCGCTGAAGATTATCTGCATCTGGGAGTTGCCCACGTCCATTTGGGTGAGGAAGAATCCACGGAAAGCGACTTTAACCAGGCGATCGATGTTAGCCAGTATCCTGTCCAAACCTGTCTTCAACGGGGCATTCTGCAAGCGAGATTGGGTAACCAGGCAGGCGCGATCGCAGATTTAGATTACGTCATTCAGGTCAATCCGACCGTGGTAACGGCTTACCTGCACAGGGGGATTGTCCGTGCCAAACAAGCCGATGTGCAGGGTGCGATCGCAGACTTCAGCCAGGTCTTACAATTTCATTCGGCATCCACCGCTGCTTACCTGAACCGGAGTGCCATTCAAGCGATGATGGGTGATCAGGCAGCGGCAGACGCAGATTTTAGCCAGGCTGTGCAACTGGGAGCCAGTGCCGCCAGTGCCCATTTCCAACGCGGATTGGTGCGGGCTGACCTGGGCGATAAGAAAGGTGCAGTTGCCGATCTGGAGCGGGCGATCGCTGAAAACCCCGATTTTGCGCCCGCCTACCTGAAACGAGGCAAACTAAAAGCTGAACTGGGTGAACCCGGTGCAGATGAGGATTTGCAAAAAGCAGCAGAACTCTCCAGGAAGTAATCATGATTTCAATGAACCTTTGGGCTAATGCGAACAATTGGGGCGGGTTTTGCTGAGATTTTTGGTTCAAATGGATAGTTTACCGGCTAAACCCGCCCCTACAGGCATCTGCCCTATTTCCAATTTAATTTGGATAGGGTCTCTAGCTGAATGGCACTGACTCAAGGAATTTCAGATCCCCTGATTCTCCAAGAACCGGGGATCTGAGCGCTTGATTTTTCCTTATTTCAGTGCCATTCGTCTCTAGCCTCCTTCAAAAATTTGCCTGAAGTACCCTTATTCCTCGTACTCAGTGTTGATCACAACCTCCAATGTGTCTTCATCAATGTGGACATGCAAAATATTGGGGCGGCAGCAAACCTGGCAGTCTTCGACGTAGGACTGTTGGCTACCTGCACTGAGATCGATAAAAGTGGTATTTTCTTCACCACAGAAGGCGCAGAAATATTCGGCGGTGGTTGGCATGGAGGTGGGGGGAGTGGGGCAATCCGAAGGCAAAATGATGGGGTAGTGCCCTCTGGTGAGCGCGTGGGAGAGTGCAAATGCTTACACTCACGCCCTCTATTATCGCTTTCAATGTTTGCGGTCAGACTGGAGATTGCCTGAGTATTAAGTTTTTGCTGGGTAGCTAGAGAACTTTACTCCCCAATCTTCCGCTCGGTGATCATCATCATGCTTTTCAGGCTGCCATCTGGATTGAAACCCTGGGAAGTGCGAACGCAGTAGTCTGGCTGCACTAGATTAATCAGTTCCGTGCCGATTAATCCCCCCGTTGCCTGATCCCAGACATTGAAGATGATCAGGTTTTCTCCGTGTTCCTGGGCGATCGCCCGGTACTGGTCAAATGGGGGTTCTGCCCCTTTAATTTCCACGGTTCCAGGCGCAGTGATGATTCCCACAAAGTTTTGGGTTGTGCTGCTGCCATCGGCAAACTGGTAGGTGTTGGTTTGAACCCACTGATTATCCACCAATCGCTTCGTTAGAACGGCAGTAAACCGGGCAATTTCCTTGCCTTCGGCATCCAATCTAATCCAGCGTCCTTCCCAAACACCTTCATGCTTTGGAAAAACCTTTAATGTTGTGAACTGCTCTGAAATGGGGAGATTCGAAGTCATTGATGATCCGGTGCTTATTGTTAACAGGTAACGGGCGTGAAGTGTTGGGGTGCTTCACCAGCTGAATTTGCTGTACGCATCAGTCTTATTGGGATTAAATCTTAAGCCATCTTGGTTGCCACACATTACCCAGTAAGCTGTTTATTGGTCATTAGTCATCGGTCATTAGTCATTGGTCATAGCGAACAGCGCATGGTAGATAGTCAAATAACAAATGACAAACGACTAGAACGCCGGTACAGAAACCGGGTTTCTTCTCTGAGATGCTCAAGTTTTGTTGAATATCCTCACCAGAAACCCGGTTTCTCGAAATACTGTACCGATGCTCTAGTGCCACTCCTTTGACAAATAACCGTTATCAAAATGGTTGGTGTAA from Kovacikia minuta CCNUW1 carries:
- a CDS encoding CPXCG motif-containing cysteine-rich protein; the protein is MPTTAEYFCAFCGEENTTFIDLSAGSQQSYVEDCQVCCRPNILHVHIDEDTLEVVINTEYEE
- a CDS encoding DUF3598 family protein produces the protein MTSNLPISEQFTTLKVFPKHEGVWEGRWIRLDAEGKEIARFTAVLTKRLVDNQWVQTNTYQFADGSSTTQNFVGIITAPGTVEIKGAEPPFDQYRAIAQEHGENLIIFNVWDQATGGLIGTELINLVQPDYCVRTSQGFNPDGSLKSMMMITERKIGE